The following coding sequences are from one Kallotenue papyrolyticum window:
- a CDS encoding sigma-54-dependent Fis family transcriptional regulator, whose amino-acid sequence MRERPTIIPLWYAPAAPAVREQVPLPIARSWQACRARGLSPHTWRAPLLRDVAPDPVLTPLRPVLEDLYEFLEGTSSAAALWTPDAWLIELVGDDDICAWLTRLGLRPGSQWSEEQIGTNALALALQEGHPLATIGLEHYYAALHDLALAAAPLFGPDGSLLGAVGLVTRAEAFQAHTLALVAAAAQGIQTRWQLETLIAEANHHLTELNAAIETMSEGVLLISIDDRIARLNRRVEQILGISARAAAGRPLREVLTLPEPLQCALTRRTALTDQELLFETPRGTVAVVCGLKPILRHGQYLGALLTLQPPERLRRLVHQVVGARAQVSFRDIIGESAAIQPALRQARIAAQGATHVLIIGEHGTGKELFAHAIHQASARAAGPLVTLNCATIPRTLIGVELFGSERSADGQARGRPGKLELADGGTLLLKAVDALPMEQQTALLRVIETRATMRLGSRRVVPLDVRIIATTTTALDVAGGHFRPDLAARLGMLTIELPPLRARDSDVLLFIEQILSALNQRLGKQVVLTPEALQVLQRYPWPGNVRELETVLEQLVHRSEHSVITPADLPAALQQWQAGRGVGQLQRHYNQIERETILRVGRAMGGHLTRTAQQLGISRTTLWRKMQEHGLRRSDFWPDDR is encoded by the coding sequence ATGCGCGAGCGCCCGACCATCATTCCGCTCTGGTATGCGCCGGCAGCGCCCGCGGTTCGCGAGCAGGTACCCCTGCCGATCGCCCGCTCGTGGCAGGCCTGCCGCGCGCGCGGCCTGTCGCCCCACACTTGGCGCGCGCCGCTGCTGCGCGATGTCGCGCCCGATCCCGTATTGACGCCCTTGCGACCGGTGCTGGAAGACCTCTACGAGTTTCTGGAAGGCACCTCGTCTGCGGCCGCGCTCTGGACGCCCGACGCCTGGCTGATCGAGCTGGTCGGCGATGACGACATCTGCGCGTGGCTGACACGGCTCGGCCTGCGTCCCGGCAGCCAGTGGAGCGAGGAGCAGATCGGCACCAACGCGTTGGCGCTGGCGTTGCAGGAGGGCCATCCGCTGGCGACCATCGGCCTGGAGCACTACTACGCGGCGCTCCACGACCTGGCGCTGGCGGCGGCGCCGCTGTTCGGGCCGGATGGCTCCTTGCTCGGCGCGGTAGGCCTGGTGACGCGCGCGGAGGCCTTCCAGGCGCACACGCTGGCGCTGGTCGCCGCGGCGGCGCAAGGCATTCAGACGCGCTGGCAGCTTGAGACGTTGATCGCGGAAGCCAATCACCACCTTACCGAGCTGAATGCAGCCATCGAAACTATGAGCGAGGGCGTGCTGCTGATCAGCATTGATGATCGCATCGCGCGGCTCAACCGGCGTGTGGAGCAGATCCTGGGCATTTCGGCGCGCGCCGCGGCGGGCCGGCCCCTGCGCGAGGTCCTGACGCTGCCTGAACCGCTGCAGTGCGCACTGACGCGGCGCACTGCGCTGACCGATCAGGAATTGCTCTTCGAAACGCCGCGCGGCACGGTGGCGGTGGTCTGTGGCCTGAAGCCGATCCTGCGCCATGGCCAATACCTGGGCGCGCTGCTGACCCTGCAGCCGCCGGAACGGCTGCGCCGACTGGTGCATCAGGTGGTCGGTGCGCGGGCACAGGTCTCCTTTCGCGACATCATCGGCGAGAGCGCGGCGATCCAGCCGGCGTTGCGCCAGGCGCGTATCGCGGCGCAGGGCGCGACCCATGTGCTGATCATCGGCGAGCACGGCACCGGCAAGGAGCTGTTCGCGCATGCCATTCACCAGGCCAGCGCGCGCGCCGCCGGTCCCCTGGTCACGCTCAACTGTGCGACGATTCCGCGCACGCTGATCGGCGTCGAGCTGTTCGGCTCCGAGCGCAGCGCAGACGGCCAGGCGCGTGGACGACCGGGTAAGTTGGAGCTGGCCGATGGCGGTACCCTGCTGTTGAAGGCGGTGGATGCGCTGCCCATGGAGCAGCAGACCGCGCTGCTGCGGGTGATCGAGACGCGCGCGACGATGCGCTTGGGCAGTCGGCGCGTCGTGCCGCTCGACGTGCGCATCATCGCCACCACCACCACGGCGCTGGATGTGGCCGGCGGCCATTTCCGTCCCGATCTGGCGGCGCGCCTGGGTATGCTGACCATCGAGCTGCCGCCGTTGCGCGCCCGTGACAGCGATGTGTTGCTATTCATCGAGCAGATTCTGTCGGCGCTCAATCAGCGCCTGGGCAAGCAGGTAGTGCTGACGCCCGAAGCGCTCCAGGTCTTGCAGCGCTACCCCTGGCCGGGCAACGTGCGCGAATTGGAGACGGTGCTGGAGCAGCTCGTCCACCGTTCGGAACACAGCGTGATCACACCCGCCGATCTGCCGGCTGCGCTGCAACAGTGGCAGGCCGGGCGCGGTGTCGGTCAGCTCCAGCGCCACTACAACCAGATCGAGCGCGAAACGATCCTGCGCGTTGGTCGTGCCATGGGCGGCCATCTGACGCGCACCGCGCAACAGCTCGGCATCAGCCGCACGACCCTCTGGCGCAAGATGCAGGAACATGGCCTGCGCCGATCCGACTTCTGGCCGGACGACCGCTGA
- a CDS encoding MIP/aquaporin family protein gives MRRNTLGGQLWAEFVGTALLILLGDGVVANVLFATRLGAPEAAPFSAYNWNTIAFGWGFAVAVAVYVTGGITGAHINPAVTLAAIIRRTIAPVTGLLYMVAQVLGAFFGAFLVHMLYYGSFAARGYTNVFYTGPASGYENLVLNQYFAEILGTFVLLVGVYAIVDNVRNVGPGANLWPLMVGFLVLAIGLSLGGPTGYAINPARDFGPRLYAALFAGGASDAFGTSYWLVPIIGPLIGGPLGALFYDFLIKPFLPTPSEPEPAPRGADVAHASTAEAR, from the coding sequence ATGCGGCGCAACACGCTAGGCGGACAGCTTTGGGCTGAATTTGTCGGTACGGCGCTGTTGATCCTACTAGGCGATGGTGTTGTGGCCAACGTGCTCTTTGCCACGCGCCTGGGCGCGCCCGAGGCAGCGCCCTTCTCCGCCTACAACTGGAACACGATCGCCTTCGGCTGGGGCTTCGCCGTCGCCGTAGCGGTGTACGTCACTGGCGGCATCACCGGCGCACACATCAATCCCGCCGTGACGCTGGCGGCGATTATACGGCGCACCATAGCGCCCGTCACCGGGCTGCTCTACATGGTCGCTCAGGTGCTGGGCGCGTTCTTCGGTGCCTTCCTGGTGCACATGCTCTACTACGGCAGCTTCGCCGCGCGCGGCTACACTAACGTCTTCTATACCGGCCCGGCCAGTGGCTATGAGAATCTGGTGCTGAACCAGTACTTTGCGGAGATCCTGGGCACCTTCGTGCTGTTGGTGGGCGTCTACGCGATCGTCGATAACGTGCGCAATGTCGGACCAGGCGCCAACCTGTGGCCGTTGATGGTCGGCTTTCTGGTGCTGGCGATCGGCCTGTCGCTGGGTGGCCCGACCGGCTACGCCATCAACCCGGCGCGCGATTTCGGCCCGCGGCTGTACGCGGCGCTCTTCGCCGGTGGCGCGAGCGATGCCTTTGGCACATCCTACTGGCTGGTGCCGATCATCGGGCCGCTGATCGGCGGGCCGCTGGGCGCGCTGTTCTATGACTTCCTGATCAAGCCCTTCTTGCCGACGCCGAGCGAACCCGAACCGGCGCCGCGCGGCGCGGACGTAGCGCATGCTTCTACGGCCGAAGCGCGTTGA
- the dhaK gene encoding dihydroxyacetone kinase subunit DhaK translates to MKKLINSPETVVRDALEGMAAAHPDLIRVHFDPDYIVRADAPVQGKVAIVSGGGSGHEPMHGGFVGRGMLDAACPGAIFTSPVPDQMLEATRAVNGGAGVLHIVKNYTGDVMNFEMAAELAQAEGIEVASVIINDDVAVQDSLYTAGRRGVGTTVLAEKICGGAAEAGLSLAEVKRICEKVNAQGRSMGMALTSCIVPAKGSPTFELGEDEMEIGIGIHGEPGRERRKLATAAEIVRMLAEPVLDDLPFRSGDEVLAFVNGMGGTPLIELYIVYNELAKLCRERGITISRNLIGNYITSLEMAGTSITLLKLDDELKRFWDAPVHTPALRWGV, encoded by the coding sequence ATGAAAAAGTTGATCAACTCGCCGGAGACGGTGGTCCGTGATGCGCTGGAGGGCATGGCGGCCGCGCATCCCGATCTGATCCGCGTGCATTTCGATCCCGACTACATCGTGCGCGCCGACGCGCCCGTGCAGGGCAAGGTGGCAATCGTCTCGGGCGGTGGCAGCGGCCATGAGCCGATGCATGGCGGCTTTGTCGGCCGCGGTATGCTGGATGCTGCCTGTCCCGGCGCGATCTTTACCTCGCCGGTGCCCGATCAGATGCTGGAGGCGACGCGCGCAGTCAACGGCGGCGCGGGCGTGCTGCATATCGTCAAAAACTACACCGGCGACGTAATGAACTTTGAAATGGCCGCGGAGCTGGCGCAGGCCGAAGGCATCGAAGTCGCCAGCGTGATCATCAACGACGACGTCGCGGTGCAGGATAGCCTCTACACCGCCGGGCGGCGCGGCGTGGGCACCACCGTGCTGGCCGAGAAGATCTGCGGCGGCGCGGCGGAGGCCGGCCTGTCGCTGGCCGAGGTCAAGCGCATCTGCGAAAAGGTCAACGCGCAGGGCCGCTCGATGGGCATGGCGCTGACCTCCTGTATCGTGCCGGCCAAGGGCTCGCCTACCTTCGAGCTGGGCGAGGATGAGATGGAGATCGGCATCGGTATTCACGGCGAGCCGGGCCGCGAGCGGCGCAAGCTGGCCACGGCGGCGGAGATTGTGCGCATGCTGGCCGAGCCGGTGCTGGATGATCTGCCCTTCCGCAGCGGCGACGAAGTGCTGGCCTTCGTCAACGGCATGGGCGGTACGCCGCTGATCGAGCTGTACATAGTCTATAACGAACTGGCTAAACTCTGCCGCGAGCGCGGCATCACCATCAGCCGCAACCTGATCGGCAACTACATCACCTCGCTGGAGATGGCCGGCACGTCGATCACCCTGCTCAAGCTCGATGACGAGCTCAAGCGCTTCTGGGACGCGCCGGTGCATACGCCCGCGCTGCGCTGGGGCGTGTAG
- the dhaL gene encoding dihydroxyacetone kinase subunit DhaL, with the protein MRITTEHVIRFLEAVAAEVKAQRAYLTELDSPIGDADHGINLDRGFTAVLAKLPMVADKDIGTILKTTGMTLVSTVGGASGPLYGTAFLRAGMALADRYELNEDDVAVALEAALEGIMTRGKAQRGEKTMIDALAPAVDALKAARAGGADLATALQAAAVAAEEGMRATIPMLATKGRASYLGERSIGHQDPGATSAALMLRVMRDLVTASASDGAA; encoded by the coding sequence ATGCGTATCACCACCGAGCATGTGATTCGCTTTCTGGAGGCGGTAGCCGCCGAAGTCAAAGCGCAGCGCGCCTACCTGACCGAGCTCGACTCGCCGATCGGCGACGCCGATCACGGCATCAACCTCGATCGCGGCTTTACGGCGGTGCTGGCCAAGCTGCCGATGGTCGCCGACAAGGATATCGGCACGATCCTCAAAACCACCGGCATGACCCTGGTCTCCACCGTGGGCGGCGCGTCTGGCCCACTGTATGGCACGGCCTTTCTGCGCGCGGGCATGGCGCTGGCCGACCGCTACGAGCTGAACGAGGATGATGTCGCTGTGGCGCTGGAGGCGGCGCTGGAAGGGATCATGACGCGCGGCAAGGCGCAGCGCGGCGAGAAGACCATGATCGACGCGCTGGCACCGGCGGTGGATGCACTCAAAGCCGCGCGCGCCGGCGGCGCCGACCTGGCGACCGCGCTTCAGGCCGCCGCGGTGGCTGCCGAGGAGGGCATGCGCGCCACGATCCCTATGCTGGCGACCAAAGGGCGCGCCTCCTACCTGGGCGAACGTTCGATCGGCCATCAAGATCCGGGCGCAACCTCGGCGGCGCTCATGCTGCGCGTGATGCGCGATCTGGTGACCGCTTCCGCGAGCGACGGGGCGGCGTGA
- the glpK gene encoding glycerol kinase GlpK, producing MTKYVAAIDQGTTSTRCMIFDHSGKVIASDQREHEQIFPRPGWVEHNPLEIWQRTQSVVQAALQKANLDASDLAAVGITNQRETTVVWNRATGEPVYNAIVWQDTRTDQFVNRLAADGGQDRFRAKVGLPLATYFSGPKIRWILDNVAGAREAAERGELAFGNIDTWLIWNLTGGPDGGVHVTDVTNASRTMLMNLETQNWDDEMLQVMGVPRSMLPEIRSSSEVYGECRGLLNGVPLSGDLGDQQAATVGQACFEVGEAKNTYGTGNFMLLNTGEKLVHSKSGLLTTPAYKFGNQPTIWALEGSIAVTGSLVQWLRDNLNLISSAPEIEDLARKVEDNGGVYIVPAFSGLFAPYWRNDARGVIVGLTRYVNKYHIARAALEATAYQTRDVLEAMEQDSGVQLKELKVDGGMVYNDLLMQFQADILGVPVVRPKVAETTSLGAAYAAGLAVGYWKGTDDMRANWAMDKRWEPRMSEEQREKLYAGWKKAVTRTFGWVEDQS from the coding sequence ATGACCAAGTATGTCGCAGCCATTGACCAGGGGACGACCAGCACGCGCTGTATGATCTTCGACCACAGCGGCAAGGTGATCGCCTCGGATCAGCGCGAGCACGAGCAGATCTTTCCACGGCCCGGCTGGGTTGAGCACAATCCGCTGGAGATCTGGCAGCGCACGCAGAGCGTGGTGCAGGCCGCGCTGCAGAAGGCCAATCTGGATGCCTCCGATCTGGCCGCGGTGGGCATCACCAACCAGCGCGAAACGACGGTGGTCTGGAATCGCGCGACGGGCGAGCCGGTCTATAACGCGATCGTCTGGCAGGATACGCGCACCGACCAGTTCGTGAATCGGCTGGCGGCGGACGGTGGCCAGGATCGCTTCCGTGCCAAGGTCGGCCTGCCACTGGCCACCTACTTCTCCGGTCCCAAGATCCGCTGGATCCTGGACAACGTCGCCGGCGCGCGCGAGGCTGCCGAGCGCGGCGAGCTGGCCTTCGGCAACATCGACACCTGGCTGATCTGGAACCTGACCGGTGGTCCCGATGGTGGCGTGCATGTCACCGATGTGACCAACGCCAGCCGTACCATGCTCATGAACCTGGAGACGCAGAACTGGGATGACGAGATGTTGCAGGTCATGGGCGTGCCGCGCTCGATGCTGCCAGAGATCCGTTCGTCGAGCGAGGTGTACGGCGAGTGTCGTGGGCTGCTCAACGGCGTGCCGCTGTCCGGCGACCTGGGCGATCAGCAGGCGGCCACCGTCGGACAAGCCTGCTTCGAGGTGGGCGAGGCCAAGAACACCTACGGCACCGGCAACTTCATGCTGCTCAACACTGGCGAGAAGCTGGTGCACTCCAAGAGCGGCCTGCTGACTACGCCGGCCTATAAGTTCGGCAATCAGCCCACGATCTGGGCGCTGGAAGGCTCGATCGCCGTTACGGGCTCGCTGGTGCAGTGGCTGCGCGACAACCTGAACCTGATCAGCAGCGCGCCCGAGATCGAGGACCTGGCGCGCAAGGTGGAGGACAACGGCGGCGTCTACATTGTGCCCGCCTTCTCCGGTCTGTTCGCACCCTATTGGCGCAACGATGCGCGCGGCGTGATCGTCGGTCTGACGCGCTACGTCAACAAGTACCATATCGCCCGCGCCGCGCTGGAGGCGACCGCCTACCAGACGCGCGATGTGCTGGAGGCCATGGAGCAGGATTCGGGGGTGCAGCTCAAAGAGCTGAAGGTGGACGGCGGCATGGTCTATAACGACCTGCTGATGCAGTTCCAGGCCGACATCCTGGGCGTGCCGGTGGTGCGTCCCAAAGTGGCCGAAACCACGTCGCTGGGCGCAGCCTACGCCGCCGGTCTGGCCGTTGGCTACTGGAAGGGTACCGACGACATGCGCGCCAACTGGGCCATGGACAAGCGTTGGGAGCCGCGCATGAGCGAGGAACAGCGCGAGAAGCTGTATGCCGGCTGGAAGAAGGCCGTCACGCGCACCTTTGGCTGGGTGGAGGATCAGTCCTAG
- a CDS encoding glycerol-3-phosphate dehydrogenase/oxidase — protein sequence MQRRDALEQVRTTALWDVIIIGGGSTGLGAAVDAATRGYRTLLLEAVDFAKGTSSRSTKLVHGGVRYLAQGDIGLVREALHERGRLLRNAPHLVHRLPFVVPIYRWWEGVYYGVGLQVYDLLAGRLGIGRSRPLSYGETIRRAPTLERAGLLGGILYYDGQFDDARLAITLVRTLIDHGGVALNYLPVVGLLKDARGRVSGVQARDEETGETFAIQGRVVVNATGVFVDRIRRMDQPDAAPLLAPSQGVHLVLPREFLPGDSAILVPKTDDGRVLFIIPWHERALLGTTDTPVQDTPLEPQPLQQELEFLLDHAARYLSRDPTPADVLSMFAGLRPLVKAGAASSTAALSRDHTLIVSASGLVTITGGKWTTYRRMGEDTINRAAQVGNLPARPSITKDLKLHGWTDQPEAAPLDVYGADAAELRRLLQERPEWSRPLHARLPYYTGEVIWAARCELARTVEDVLARRTRALLLDARASIEAAPTVARLLADELGHDQHWQEQQLQTFRALAAGYLLDGVPRASAMPAHASEGGSL from the coding sequence ATGCAACGCAGGGATGCCCTTGAGCAGGTGCGCACGACAGCGCTGTGGGATGTGATCATCATCGGCGGCGGGTCCACCGGCCTGGGTGCAGCCGTAGATGCGGCTACGCGCGGCTATCGCACGCTGTTGCTGGAAGCGGTCGATTTCGCCAAAGGCACCTCCAGCCGCAGCACCAAGCTGGTGCATGGCGGCGTGCGCTACCTGGCGCAGGGCGACATCGGGCTGGTGCGCGAGGCGCTGCATGAGCGTGGGCGTCTGCTGCGCAACGCGCCGCACTTGGTGCATCGCCTGCCCTTCGTCGTGCCGATCTACCGCTGGTGGGAGGGGGTGTACTACGGCGTCGGCCTGCAGGTGTACGATCTGCTGGCCGGACGCCTGGGCATCGGACGCTCGCGACCGCTGAGCTATGGCGAGACCATCCGCCGCGCGCCGACGCTGGAGCGCGCCGGTCTGCTGGGCGGCATCCTCTATTACGACGGCCAGTTCGACGATGCGCGCCTGGCGATCACCCTGGTGCGCACGCTGATCGACCACGGCGGTGTGGCGCTCAACTACCTGCCGGTGGTCGGGTTGCTCAAGGACGCGCGTGGCCGCGTCAGCGGTGTGCAGGCGCGCGATGAGGAGACGGGCGAGACCTTCGCGATCCAGGGGCGCGTGGTGGTCAACGCTACCGGTGTCTTTGTGGATCGCATTCGGCGCATGGATCAACCGGACGCCGCGCCGTTGCTCGCGCCGAGCCAGGGTGTGCACCTGGTCTTGCCGCGCGAGTTTCTGCCCGGCGATAGCGCGATCCTGGTGCCCAAAACCGATGATGGCCGCGTGCTGTTTATCATTCCCTGGCACGAGCGCGCGCTACTGGGTACCACCGATACGCCGGTGCAGGACACGCCGCTGGAGCCGCAGCCGCTCCAACAGGAGCTGGAGTTTCTGCTCGACCACGCCGCGCGCTACCTGTCCCGCGATCCGACGCCCGCCGACGTGCTGAGTATGTTCGCCGGCCTGCGCCCGCTGGTCAAAGCCGGCGCGGCCAGCAGCACCGCGGCGCTCTCGCGCGACCACACGCTGATCGTCTCGGCCTCCGGCCTGGTGACGATCACCGGTGGCAAGTGGACCACCTACCGACGCATGGGCGAGGACACCATCAACCGCGCAGCGCAGGTGGGCAACCTGCCGGCGCGCCCATCGATCACCAAGGACCTTAAGCTCCACGGTTGGACCGATCAGCCGGAGGCCGCGCCGCTGGATGTGTATGGCGCGGATGCCGCCGAGCTGCGCCGCCTGTTGCAGGAGCGGCCGGAATGGAGCCGGCCGCTCCATGCGCGTCTGCCCTACTACACCGGCGAGGTGATCTGGGCGGCGCGTTGCGAGCTGGCGCGCACGGTCGAGGATGTGCTGGCGCGCCGCACGCGCGCGCTGTTGCTGGACGCCCGCGCCAGCATCGAAGCCGCGCCCACGGTCGCCCGCCTCCTGGCCGACGAGCTGGGTCATGATCAGCACTGGCAGGAGCAGCAGCTGCAAACCTTCCGCGCGCTCGCGGCGGGCTACCTGCTAGACGGCGTGCCGCGGGCGAGCGCTATGCCGGCCCACGCGAGCGAGGGAGGCAGCCTGTGA
- the dhaM gene encoding dihydroxyacetone kinase phosphoryl donor subunit DhaM, with translation MIGLLIVSHSRQIAEGVRDFADQMTQGRVPIVAAGGAADGALGTSADLIRDGLERLVAQQVEGIVVLVDLGSAVLSAEIALEGAPVPCRISDAPLVEGALLGAIEASLGSNLERVEAAALQSRALTKVHR, from the coding sequence GTGATCGGCCTGTTGATCGTTTCGCACAGCCGCCAGATCGCCGAGGGAGTGCGCGATTTCGCCGACCAGATGACGCAGGGCCGCGTGCCGATCGTCGCGGCGGGCGGCGCTGCCGACGGCGCGCTGGGCACCAGCGCCGATCTGATCCGCGACGGCCTTGAGCGGCTCGTCGCGCAGCAGGTCGAGGGCATCGTGGTGCTGGTCGATCTCGGCAGCGCGGTGCTGAGCGCCGAGATCGCCCTGGAAGGCGCGCCGGTGCCCTGCCGCATCAGCGACGCGCCGCTGGTGGAGGGCGCGCTGCTGGGCGCGATCGAAGCCTCGCTCGGCAGCAACCTGGAGCGCGTCGAAGCCGCGGCGTTGCAGAGTCGTGCCCTGACCAAAGTGCATCGTTGA
- a CDS encoding HPr family phosphocarrier protein — MSETRETVLTIAHPVGLHLRPAALFVKTAARFQSDIRIANLDRPDRPEVDAKSMFGLMQIGVSQNHRIRVRATGEDAAAALSALQRLVEQNFEE, encoded by the coding sequence ATGAGTGAAACGCGGGAGACCGTGCTGACAATCGCCCATCCGGTGGGGTTGCACCTGCGACCGGCGGCGCTCTTTGTCAAAACCGCCGCGCGCTTTCAGAGCGATATCCGCATCGCCAACCTTGATCGTCCCGACCGTCCTGAGGTGGATGCCAAGAGCATGTTCGGTCTGATGCAGATCGGTGTCTCGCAGAACCACCGTATTCGGGTGCGCGCCACCGGCGAGGATGCCGCAGCCGCGCTGAGCGCCCTGCAACGACTGGTCGAGCAGAACTTCGAGGAATAA
- the ptsP gene encoding phosphoenolpyruvate--protein phosphotransferase produces the protein MNQQFRGLPGAPGIAIGRVAIVRPRRGGALPSLSGAEALPRFRQASAQVAERLSRLAAELRAEGNAAEAAIFDAQATLVADPALSEQVAAQVAAGQPLDLAVAAAIEGMAQTLARLDDAYLRERADDVRAIGAELLAQLHGVPRGLDVPAGAIVLAEDLTPAQTAQLRKQRVAGFATAGGTPTGHVAILARALGIPAVVGLGAAILELTEGESAILDADAGVLIVAPTARQQSDYAARLAARQADAEQLLRLRDLPAQTRDGTRVALWANIGHPDEIELALRSGAEGIGLFRTEFLFLDRDTPPNEDEQCAVYATVLRAMGGRPVIARTLDIGGDKPIPYLPELREANPFLGTRGLRFCMRFPELFQTQLRAMLRAALHGDLRIMLPMVATPEDVAWARDQLAQAATALAAAGIAHRADVPLGVMIETPAAAVALDRLAPAISFGSIGSNDLAQYTLAVDRTDAELGRRYRHDDAAVLRLIALAVQQAQRCGLDLSLCGELGADPQLAVALVGLGLRRISMSPAALPLVKQALRSVTLEEARARAAAVLDQPPEQR, from the coding sequence GTGAATCAACAGTTTCGTGGCCTGCCTGGCGCGCCCGGAATTGCCATCGGCAGGGTGGCGATCGTGCGTCCGCGGCGCGGCGGAGCGCTGCCATCGCTGTCCGGCGCCGAGGCGTTGCCGCGCTTCCGGCAGGCCAGCGCGCAGGTGGCCGAGCGCTTAAGCCGGCTGGCGGCCGAGTTGCGTGCCGAGGGCAACGCCGCCGAAGCCGCGATCTTCGATGCGCAGGCGACGCTGGTCGCCGATCCGGCGCTCAGCGAGCAGGTGGCCGCCCAGGTGGCGGCGGGCCAACCCCTGGATCTGGCCGTTGCGGCTGCCATCGAGGGCATGGCCCAGACTCTGGCGCGTCTGGACGACGCCTACCTGCGCGAGCGCGCCGATGATGTGCGTGCGATCGGCGCCGAACTGCTGGCGCAGCTCCATGGTGTGCCGCGCGGCCTGGACGTGCCCGCCGGTGCGATCGTGCTGGCCGAGGACCTGACGCCTGCCCAAACCGCGCAACTGCGCAAGCAGCGGGTCGCCGGTTTTGCAACCGCTGGCGGAACGCCGACCGGCCATGTGGCGATCCTGGCGCGGGCGCTCGGCATTCCGGCAGTGGTTGGCCTGGGCGCGGCGATCCTGGAGCTGACCGAGGGTGAGTCCGCGATCCTGGACGCCGACGCCGGCGTGTTGATCGTCGCGCCGACAGCGCGCCAGCAGAGCGACTACGCGGCGCGCTTGGCGGCGAGGCAGGCCGATGCCGAGCAGCTCCTGCGGCTGCGCGATCTGCCGGCGCAGACCCGCGATGGCACGCGCGTGGCGCTGTGGGCCAACATCGGCCATCCCGACGAGATCGAGCTGGCGCTGCGCTCCGGCGCGGAGGGCATCGGCCTGTTCCGCACCGAGTTCCTGTTTCTCGACCGCGATACGCCGCCCAACGAGGACGAGCAGTGCGCGGTCTATGCCACCGTGCTGCGCGCCATGGGCGGACGCCCGGTGATCGCGCGCACGCTGGACATCGGCGGCGACAAGCCGATCCCCTACCTGCCAGAGTTGCGCGAAGCCAATCCCTTTCTCGGCACGCGCGGCCTGCGCTTCTGCATGCGCTTTCCGGAGCTGTTCCAGACGCAACTGCGCGCCATGCTGCGCGCCGCGCTCCATGGCGATCTGCGCATCATGCTGCCGATGGTGGCCACGCCCGAGGATGTGGCCTGGGCGCGCGACCAACTTGCCCAGGCTGCTACGGCGCTGGCGGCGGCGGGCATCGCCCACCGCGCCGATGTGCCGCTGGGCGTGATGATCGAAACGCCCGCGGCTGCCGTGGCGCTGGACCGTCTGGCGCCGGCGATCAGCTTCGGCTCGATCGGCAGCAACGATCTGGCGCAGTACACCCTAGCGGTGGATCGCACCGATGCCGAGCTGGGCCGCCGCTACCGCCACGACGATGCGGCAGTACTGCGCCTGATCGCGCTGGCGGTGCAGCAGGCGCAGCGCTGCGGGCTGGATCTCAGCCTGTGCGGCGAGCTGGGCGCCGATCCGCAGCTCGCCGTGGCGCTGGTGGGCCTGGGCCTGCGGCGCATCAGCATGAGTCCCGCGGCGCTGCCACTGGTCAAACAGGCTCTGCGCAGTGTCACGTTAGAGGAAGCGCGCGCGCGCGCCGCTGCGGTGCTGGATCAACCGCCGGAACAGCGCTGA